In Methylococcus geothermalis, one genomic interval encodes:
- a CDS encoding AEC family transporter, whose product MAGVLAQMSALILCGVILRRLRPGGIDPERVRRAVTGLVFNALLPALVLSALWGGGVSPQGWKISLFGMAIVVFGIAVTLCLDRALRLERRQLGATMLGISFSNVTFLGLPVLEQTFGPDLARPLVIQIDLFSTAPLVFTLGVYIASRYGEAPGNPSAALRALLFNPPLGAALFAMMLGEYDIPQPAALELALETAASSVAPLMLLALGLGLRWDVWRKENTLLVVLASGLKLVAVPLFGLGLTQILAVSGDTRSALVLEAGMPSMLLGIVYCDRYRLDTGLYAMLATSTTLLALGTLPLWHLTIEALLGSRA is encoded by the coding sequence ATGGCGGGCGTATTGGCGCAAATGAGCGCCCTGATTCTCTGTGGCGTGATCCTGCGTCGGCTTCGGCCCGGCGGCATCGACCCCGAGCGGGTGCGTCGAGCCGTCACCGGACTGGTATTCAACGCCCTGCTCCCCGCGCTCGTGCTGTCTGCATTATGGGGCGGCGGTGTGTCTCCTCAGGGCTGGAAGATTTCCCTGTTCGGCATGGCGATCGTCGTGTTCGGCATCGCCGTGACGCTTTGCCTCGACCGGGCCTTGCGCCTGGAACGGCGGCAACTGGGAGCGACCATGCTCGGCATTTCCTTCTCCAACGTCACGTTTCTGGGGCTGCCGGTGCTGGAGCAGACCTTCGGCCCGGACCTCGCCCGCCCCCTCGTCATCCAGATCGATCTGTTTTCGACGGCCCCCCTGGTCTTCACGCTTGGCGTCTACATCGCCTCCCGCTATGGGGAAGCACCGGGAAACCCGTCCGCAGCCCTCCGAGCCCTGCTGTTCAACCCCCCTCTTGGGGCGGCTCTCTTCGCAATGATGCTCGGCGAATACGACATTCCACAGCCGGCCGCCCTCGAACTTGCCCTGGAAACGGCAGCCTCCTCCGTGGCGCCTCTCATGCTGCTGGCGCTGGGATTGGGCCTCCGGTGGGACGTCTGGCGCAAGGAGAACACCCTGCTGGTGGTCCTGGCATCGGGTTTGAAACTGGTCGCCGTGCCCCTGTTCGGGCTGGGATTGACCCAGATTCTGGCAGTGTCGGGCGACACCCGCTCCGCTCTGGTGCTCGAAGCCGGGATGCCCAGCATGCTGCTCGGCATCGTCTATTGCGACCGCTACCGGCTGGATACGGGGTTGTATGCGATGCTCGCCACCTCGACCACTTTGCTTGCCCTCGGCACTCTGCCGCTTTGGCACCTGACGATCGAAGCCCTGCTCGGGAGCCGGGCGTGA
- a CDS encoding alkaline phosphatase PhoX, which yields MRNMLTAAVTSALCGYLGIAGAQSMDFDPIPASAYVESTTDKTILGTAPWLIPDGYSQRIVSDETDLNIYQLSDRPAFIVTNETGPLAGRYLYRTHETYPGKDAHLDGRTSGGALSVVDLETGVAQLLASRSDWEELDGLTWTPWGSLLFAEETDEPHYPDPGYPDAKRGLVYELKLNKDDPTVAQSVTALPSLGAVRHEAIEFDRKGNIYLSSSNRDSFIYKFVPKRRGDLSKGQLYALRIKTGGQTGKAKWIPLNMKQARIDAHEAARAAKATPYCNPEDIELIGQKLYVAVKCEPRIDGIDGPGVVLSITLGNKPRVAYFIEVGKNVPAQDAAAGITGFFRPETLAAGPDGKLWITEDTQPSDIWVADTDTGDDGLSTPVSLFASLKDKEATGTGVYFGSDPGTLYVNIQDSSTGNDKTMAIIDQHSH from the coding sequence ATGCGAAACATGCTGACCGCCGCCGTGACATCCGCCTTGTGCGGCTACCTCGGTATCGCAGGAGCCCAGTCGATGGACTTCGACCCGATTCCCGCGTCGGCTTACGTGGAATCCACGACGGACAAAACCATCCTCGGGACCGCACCTTGGCTCATTCCTGACGGCTACTCCCAGCGCATCGTCTCGGATGAAACCGATCTGAACATCTACCAGCTCAGCGACCGGCCGGCCTTTATCGTCACGAACGAAACCGGCCCGCTGGCAGGCCGCTACCTGTACCGAACCCATGAAACCTATCCGGGCAAGGACGCCCATCTGGACGGGAGGACCTCCGGTGGAGCGCTTTCGGTGGTCGACCTGGAAACCGGTGTCGCCCAGTTGCTGGCCAGCCGCAGCGACTGGGAAGAATTGGACGGCTTGACCTGGACCCCGTGGGGTTCCTTGTTGTTCGCAGAGGAGACCGACGAGCCGCATTACCCCGACCCGGGCTATCCCGACGCCAAGCGGGGCCTGGTTTACGAGCTGAAGCTGAATAAGGACGATCCCACCGTGGCCCAGTCGGTGACCGCCCTGCCCTCGCTGGGCGCGGTCCGGCACGAAGCGATCGAGTTCGATCGCAAGGGCAATATCTATCTGTCCAGCTCGAATCGCGACAGCTTCATTTACAAGTTCGTGCCGAAAAGGCGCGGCGACTTGAGCAAAGGCCAACTCTATGCTCTCCGTATCAAGACCGGCGGCCAGACGGGGAAAGCAAAGTGGATCCCGCTGAACATGAAACAGGCGCGGATCGATGCCCACGAAGCGGCTCGCGCCGCCAAGGCGACGCCCTATTGCAATCCGGAGGACATCGAGCTCATCGGCCAAAAACTGTACGTGGCGGTGAAATGTGAACCTCGAATCGACGGCATCGACGGTCCCGGAGTGGTCCTGTCCATCACCCTCGGCAACAAGCCCAGGGTGGCCTATTTCATCGAGGTCGGAAAGAACGTTCCTGCCCAAGATGCAGCGGCTGGAATCACCGGCTTTTTCCGTCCTGAGACCCTCGCTGCGGGGCCCGACGGCAAGTTGTGGATAACCGAAGACACTCAGCCGAGCGACATCTGGGTGGCGGATACAGACACGGGAGACGACGGCCTGAGCACCCCGGTGAGCCTTTTCGCCTCGCTGAAGGATAAAGAGGCAACGGGTACGGGCGTTTATTTCGGCAGCGATCCCGGTACCTTGTATGTCAACATCCAAGACTCGTCCACGGGCAACGACAAGACCATGGCGATCATCGACCAGCACAGCCATTGA
- the cax gene encoding calcium/proton exchanger — MKFLLAFIPLAVIFEHSPSVPAGFRFAAAALAIIPLAAAMVDATERISHRTGPTVGGLLNATFGNAPELIISLMALRAGLIEVVKASIVGVILSNLLFVLGLAFLLGGLRFHVQKFNRHGARIQRAVLMVAAISIVVPSVFDNFIPPEMIDREDGLNICVALVLLATYALSLVFMLKTHPDYFVSEDTGLETGALPDSTGTKLAVAHLAIASAILALMSEILVGSIEGTAASLGMSKAFIGVIILALIGGAPESVAAVTVARRNKLDLTMGIAVGSSVQIALFVAPVLVLSSYVMAPRTLNLMVGNAGIMIIMLPVLLLSMLVGDGRSNWFKGVQLLSVYLLIALFCYFLPDTPGTSFFGS; from the coding sequence ATGAAGTTTCTGCTGGCCTTTATCCCGCTGGCCGTCATTTTCGAGCATTCGCCGTCGGTTCCGGCGGGCTTTCGGTTCGCCGCCGCCGCCCTTGCCATCATCCCATTGGCCGCGGCGATGGTGGATGCCACCGAGCGGATATCCCATCGTACAGGCCCGACCGTCGGCGGTTTGCTCAACGCCACTTTCGGTAACGCGCCGGAACTGATCATCTCTCTCATGGCCTTGCGGGCCGGGTTGATCGAGGTGGTCAAGGCTTCCATCGTCGGAGTCATCCTCAGCAACCTGCTGTTCGTGTTGGGGCTGGCGTTTCTGCTGGGCGGATTGCGGTTTCACGTCCAGAAATTCAATCGGCATGGCGCCCGCATCCAGCGGGCGGTGTTGATGGTCGCGGCCATCAGCATCGTGGTGCCCAGCGTATTCGACAATTTCATTCCGCCGGAAATGATCGACCGGGAGGATGGGCTCAATATCTGCGTCGCGCTGGTGCTGCTGGCGACCTATGCCCTGAGTCTGGTTTTCATGTTGAAGACGCATCCGGATTACTTCGTGTCGGAAGACACCGGCCTTGAGACCGGTGCCTTGCCCGATTCCACCGGCACGAAGCTGGCGGTGGCGCATCTGGCGATCGCCTCGGCGATACTGGCGCTGATGAGCGAGATTCTGGTCGGCTCGATCGAGGGAACGGCGGCCAGTCTGGGTATGTCGAAGGCCTTCATCGGCGTGATCATCCTCGCCTTGATCGGCGGTGCCCCGGAAAGCGTGGCGGCGGTGACCGTGGCGCGCAGGAACAAACTGGACCTCACCATGGGAATCGCTGTCGGCAGCAGCGTCCAGATCGCGCTTTTCGTGGCTCCGGTGCTTGTGTTGTCCAGCTACGTCATGGCTCCGAGGACCTTGAACCTGATGGTGGGAAATGCCGGTATCATGATCATCATGCTCCCGGTCTTGCTGCTGTCCATGCTCGTCGGAGACGGCCGCTCGAACTGGTTCAAAGGCGTCCAACTGCTGAGTGTGTATCTCCTTATCGCGCTTTTTTGCTACTTTCTCCCCGACACGCCAGGGACGTCTTTCTTCGGTTCTTGA
- a CDS encoding HMA2 domain-containing protein → MLKAEIVHCLPGRLRLRVAGKRGDAAALRELAGGLAAHPDVVSVDVRSKTGGLLVIHKLGEAWQPIARYAADRNILAVASPVTPAASPSIAETTAAGFKVINRRFRRATGGAIDFQSAMFLSFLGFAVHQARQGHVLGPVSTLLINAYGFLKEKGR, encoded by the coding sequence ATGTTGAAGGCCGAGATCGTTCACTGCCTTCCGGGCAGGCTGCGGCTGCGCGTTGCCGGAAAACGCGGCGATGCTGCTGCGTTGAGGGAATTGGCCGGTGGCTTGGCCGCACACCCCGACGTGGTTTCGGTGGACGTCCGCTCCAAGACCGGTGGCTTGCTGGTCATCCATAAACTGGGCGAGGCATGGCAGCCGATCGCCCGCTACGCCGCGGACCGCAACATACTTGCCGTCGCTTCGCCGGTGACGCCGGCGGCTTCTCCTTCCATCGCGGAGACTACTGCGGCTGGCTTTAAGGTCATCAATCGGCGGTTTCGCCGGGCGACCGGCGGGGCAATCGATTTCCAGTCGGCGATGTTTCTCAGCTTCCTAGGCTTCGCGGTCCATCAAGCCAGACAGGGCCATGTTCTCGGGCCGGTGTCGACCCTCCTGATCAATGCCTACGGCTTCCTCAAGGAGAAAGGCCGCTGA
- a CDS encoding DUF5132 domain-containing protein, translating into MPQIKELFDQLPPVNEVLNNDIVKGVAIGAGIVALAGLALPAAVRAARPMARSTVKAAILFSEKGREILAEAAENLEDIVAEVKAELAAGAAAGAAAGEAAAEGAEVEGAEAAD; encoded by the coding sequence ATGCCCCAGATCAAAGAGCTTTTCGACCAATTGCCGCCCGTTAACGAGGTTTTGAACAACGACATTGTCAAGGGCGTTGCGATCGGTGCCGGCATCGTCGCCTTGGCCGGTTTGGCTCTCCCCGCCGCAGTGCGGGCTGCGCGGCCCATGGCACGTTCGACCGTCAAGGCCGCCATTCTCTTCTCGGAAAAGGGCCGGGAAATCCTGGCCGAAGCCGCAGAGAATCTTGAAGACATCGTTGCTGAAGTCAAAGCGGAACTCGCGGCCGGAGCAGCGGCCGGTGCGGCTGCCGGCGAAGCCGCAGCAGAGGGAGCGGAAGTGGAGGGAGCCGAGGCTGCCGACTGA
- a CDS encoding EcsC family protein, which translates to MAVKLLPRSWYAALHRGVEAAVARALDVAINSLNESARPLADHRYRMMGVVSGAVGGFFGGPALLFEMPLTTVIMLRAIADIARQEGEDMESLESRLACLEVFAMVGRSSDDDAADTGYYGLRLALEAPVYNAARHIARRGLDRRSAPALVNLIGRISERFGVVLSERAAAKVIPVVGALGGAFINDVFIHHFQETARSHFTIRRLERKYSRSLIEAEYKKLKRRPGKPSVRYTALAA; encoded by the coding sequence ATGGCGGTCAAGCTGTTGCCGCGTTCGTGGTACGCGGCACTGCATCGTGGAGTGGAGGCCGCTGTCGCCAGGGCACTGGACGTGGCGATCAACAGCCTGAACGAGTCGGCCCGGCCGCTGGCCGATCACCGTTACCGGATGATGGGCGTGGTATCCGGCGCCGTCGGCGGCTTTTTCGGCGGGCCCGCGCTGCTGTTCGAAATGCCGTTGACGACGGTGATCATGCTTCGGGCCATCGCCGACATCGCCAGGCAGGAAGGGGAGGACATGGAGTCCCTCGAGAGTCGGCTCGCCTGCCTCGAAGTTTTTGCGATGGTGGGGCGTTCCAGTGACGACGATGCGGCCGATACCGGCTATTACGGCTTGCGCCTCGCATTGGAGGCGCCGGTTTACAACGCGGCCCGACACATTGCGCGGCGCGGGCTCGATCGCAGGAGTGCGCCGGCCCTGGTGAATTTGATCGGGCGTATTTCCGAACGCTTCGGCGTCGTGCTTTCGGAACGAGCCGCGGCGAAAGTTATCCCCGTCGTCGGTGCCTTGGGCGGCGCATTTATCAACGACGTATTCATACATCACTTCCAGGAGACCGCGCGCAGCCACTTTACTATTCGTCGATTAGAGCGAAAATATTCGAGATCGCTTATCGAAGCGGAATACAAGAAGTTGAAACGCCGGCCCGGAAAACCTTCCGTCCGGTACACCGCGTTGGCTGCCTGA